The Budorcas taxicolor isolate Tak-1 chromosome 2, Takin1.1, whole genome shotgun sequence nucleotide sequence gaatatattatctaggttggtcataacttttcttccccggagtaagtgtcttttaatttcatggctgcagtcaccatctgcagtgatttgggagcctcaaaaaataaagtctgacacttttctactgtttccccatctatttcccatgaagtgatgggaccggatgccatgatcttcgttttctgaatgttgagctttaagccaatttttcactctcatctttcactttcatcagaggctttttagctcctcttcactttctgccataagggtgctgtcatctgcatgtctgaggttattgagatttctcctgacaatcttgattccagcttgtttttcttccagtccagcgtttctcatgatggactctgcatataagttaaataagcagggtgataatatacagccttgaagtactccttttcctatttggaaccagtctgttgttccatgtccagttctaactgttgcttcctgacctgcatacaaattttgcaagaggcaggttaggtggtctggtattcccatctctttcagaattttccacagtttattgtgatccacagagtcaaaagctttggcatagtcaatgaagcagaaatagatgtttttctggaactctcttgctttttccatgatgcagcagatgttggcaatttgatctctggttcctctgccttttctaaaaccagcttgaacatcagggagttcacgtttcacgtattgctgaagcctggcttggagaattttgagcattactttgccagcatgtgagatgagtgcaattgtgtggcaatttgagcattcttttgcattgtctttctttgggattggaatgaaaactgaacttttccagtcctgtggtcactgctgagttttccaaacttgctggcatattgaatgcagcactttcacagcatcatctttcaggatttgaaacagctcaactggaattccatcacctccactagctttgttcatagtgatgctttctaaggcccacttgacttcacattccaagatgcctggctctagattagtgatcacatcatcatgattatctgggtcgtgaagatcttttttgtacagttcttccatgtattcttgccacctcttcttaatatcttctgcttctcttagatccataccatttctgtcctttatcgagcccatctttgcatgaaatgttcccttggtatctctaatcttcttgaagagatctctagtctttcccattctgttcttttcctctatttctttgcattgatcactgaagaaggctttcttatctcttcttgctattctttggtactctgcatccagatgcttatatctttccttttctcctttgcttttcacctctcttcttttcacagctatttgtaaggcctccccagaagccatttttcttttttgcatttcttttccatggggaaggtcttgatccttgtctcctgtacaatgtcacgaacttcactccgtagttcatcaggcactctatctatcagatctaggcccttaaatctttttctcacttccactgtataatcataagggatttgatttaggtcatacctgaatgttctagcggttttccctactttcttcaatttaagtctgaatttggcaataaggagttcataatctgagccacagtcagttcctggtcttgtttctggtgactgtatagagcttctccatctttggctgcaaagaatataatcaatctgatttcggtgttgaccatctggtgatgtccatgtgtaaagtcttctcttgtgttgttggatgggccggtggctgggaggagcaacccaaggagtggtggctgcacaggcacaggagggcctagaggagctattccacgttgaaagtcaggaacggtggcggtaaggagatactcctagtccaaggtaaggaacggcggctgtgctttgctggagcagccgtgaagagataccccacgcccaaggtaagagaaacccaagtaagatggtaagtgttgcaagagggcatcagagggcagacacactgaaaccatactcacagaaaactagtcaatctaatcacactaggaccacagccttgtctaactcaatgaaaccaagccatgcctgcgggacaacccaagatgggcgggtcattgtggagaggcctgacagaatgtggtccattggagaagggaatggcaagccacttcagtattcttgccttgagaaccccatgaacagtaggaaaaggcaatatgataggataccaaaagaggaactccccaggtcattaggtgaccaatatgctactggagatcagtagcgaaataactccagaaagaatgaagggatggaaccaaagcaaaaacaatacccagttatggatgtgactggtgatagaagcaagatccgatgctgtaaagagcaatattgcataggaacctgaaattgtcaggtccatgaatcaaggcaaattggaagtggtcaaacaagcaatggcaagggtgaacgtcgacattctaggaatcagtgaactaaaatggactggaatgggtgaatttaactcagatgaccattacatctactactgcaggcaggaatccctcagaagaaatggagtagccatcatggtcaacaaaagagtcccaaatgcagtacttggatgcaatctcaaaaacgacagaatgatctctgttcatctccaaggcaaaccattcaatatcacagttatccaagtctatgccccaaccagtaatgctgaagaaactgaagttgaatggttttatgaagacctacaagatcttttagaactaacacccaaaaaagatgtccttttcattatagggaactggaatgcaaaagtaggaatcaagaaacacctggagtaacaggcaaatttggccttggaatgaggaatgaagcagggcaaagactaatagagttttgccaagaaaatgcactggtcatagacaACACTATGGACTCCCACATATCACGACCAGTTGAGCTACTGGATTTCCAACCTGTCAACAGGAGACATCAATGTGGAGCCCCGATATGGCACTGTTCAAGGAGTGCATCTAACTACATGAGCCATCTCCATCTGAGAGGGACCATTAGTTTGTGTTCATAGGTCAGGCAGCACTGTAGACAAGATATTATGAAAAGCTTGAGCCAAAGTATggaacctattttttaaaaataactaataaacagaaacctcaacTAAACAGATTTAGAAGACCAGAATTTGAAGCTCTCATGCCCTATGACAATAGCAGAGtccaacaggaaaaagaaagaatcctCTTCTTTTCTGGCAGCCAGTGAAAAGCCATAGACTATTTACTACAGCTCTCTCAACTTCTTTCTCCTGCTTATAAAAAGCATTCTTATTCCCTTGCTGTGGGGGAACTTGCATGTGGCTCAACATGGTTGCAGATCCCAAGctgcaattctctgctgatcaTGAATATATCCATATTTCCTGGAGTAACATATGACAACCTATTATTTTAGGTCAAGACTTTTGGTGTGACCAGAGAAGACTCCCAATGGCTCTAGTGAACAAACAGCTGTGGCACGCCAATTGAGTCCATTGTTGCGCACTGTTTTAATCTCTGACCTTGAAATTTGAAGAGATGTTTTTCCTTGGAATTGATCCCATGATCTCCTTGTATTTGAAGCCCTCTACATTTTGTTCCAGATTTAAAACTTTCATCTTTCTTACTAAGGCCTTTTTCTGTATGTGAGATATAGTTTGAGACTTCAGTCTGATCAGACTGTTTCAACTAAAGCTGGCTGGAAATGCCTTCAGCTTAGCTCCTTTAAAAGGGGGCTACTTTACAAGCGGAGCATCCGTCTGTGATGCTCGATGTGCCCATGCGCTTGACCGGAAGCCAGCTCTCCATAACTCAGGTGGCCAGCATCAAGCAACTGCGGGAGACCCAGAGCACCCCCCAGAGTGCACCCCAAGTGCGAAGGCCCCTGCACCCAGCCTTGAACCAGCCAGGCAGCCTCCAGCCCCTGTCCTTCCAGAACCCTGTCTATCACCTCAGTAACCCCATTCCCGCAATGCCAAAGGCCTCTGTGGACTCCAGTTTGGAGAACTTAAGCATTGCCAGTTCCAGGAGCCAAAGTAACAGTGAAGACTTCAAACTCAGCGGAcccagcaacagcagcatggaAGACTTCACCAAACGGAGCACGCAGAGTGAGGACTTCTCCAGACGCCACACCATGCCCAACAGACACATACCTCTCGCCCTGCCGCGGCAGAACAGCACGGGGCAGACCCAGCTCCGGAAGATGGACCCAGCGGGGCTGGGCGCCCGAGCCAAAGCCCCGCCGTCCCTGCCGCACAGCGCCTCCCTGCGGAGCACCGGGAGCATGTCGGTGGCATCGGCGGCTCTGGTGGCCGAGCCCCTGCAGAACGGGAGCCGGTTCCGACAGCAGTCCTCTTCCTCCAGAGAGAGCCCGGTCCCCAAAGTGAGAGCCATCCAGAGGCAGCAGACCCAGCAGGTTCAGTCACCTGTGGACTCCGCCACAATGTCCCCAGTCGAGAGGACAGCAGCCTGGGTTCTGAACAATGGGCAGTATGAAGAGGACGTGGAAGAAACTGAGCAAAATCAGGACGAAGCCAAGCATGCTGAGAAGTACGAACAGGAAATCACCAAACTGAAGGAGCGCCTGCGAGTGTCCAGCCGGCGACTCGAGGAGTATGAGCGCCGGTTGCTCGTGCAGGAGCAGCAGATGCAGAAGCTGCTGCTGGAGTACAAGGCCCGGCTGGAGGACAGCGAGGAGCGGCTGCGCCGGCAGCAGGAGAAGGACAGCCAGATGAAGAGCATCATCAGCAGACTAATGGCCgtggaagaggaactgaagaaggaTCGTGCTGAGATGCAGGCAGTTATTGATGCGAAGCAAAAAATAATCGACGCACAGGAAAAACGGATCGTGTCGCTGGATTCGGCCAACACCAGACTGAGGAGCGCGCTGACCCAGGTGAAGGAACGGTACAGCATGCAGGAAAACATGCAAATTACCAAGATCCAAATGAAACAGTTCATCCCACTGATCAAGCGGGACTGGTTCTACATGGACAGCTGATCTGACTTGGGACACACTGTTCCAGAGGACACAGATAAGAGCTGTTGCATCGAAACCGGACTCTAGGAGGGGTTTCTGTTGAACTCCTGTTGATGTTCATTTCCTTCTGTCTGTAAGCAGATGGAAATTTTTCCACTTTAGGtagggggcttttttttttttttaaccccagtTGTAATAAAAGgtgttctttttcctctttagagtttaaaaaataaaaataaaaaaaaggggGCTACTTTAAATGAAACTGTGCCAATTCAACCTCTCTTTTGGAAAGGCTATTCTTTGGAAACTAGTTGAAAAAGCCTTTGACCTAGCTCTTCCAGAACTAAGCTGTTTCCTTTGAACTGACTGGTATTCAGGCTTGCAAGCTGTTCGAACTGAGCTGGTTGTGCTGTAAGCTGCATACATTGTTTGAAAATTGTTCTTTACTGTAGAGGAAAGGCCTCTAGGAAATGGAATCCCAGTTATCTAAATATAATGAGGGCTCCCCCGgcacatggacttcagcctaTTTTATGTTTAAGAACTGCAATCCTTTCTTATGTGCAACCTGACCAAACTCAGTTTAGAATATCATTATAGAGAACTTCTGAAATCCCTAAGCTTAATTTCCTTAAAACTGAATTGGATTATAATAGctcaaaaatgtccagaactgagtGGAATGCTTATTTCAAATAGTAATTTGAGGTTTCTCAATCTTATCAGGAATCTAAGACTACCCCTCTGCAAAACACTATTTTAAAACTGATTGAGGCAAACAAATGATAAAATGACCCCTGAAACCCCAGGCTCTTCTTCCAtggctttttttcccttgggTTCCACCTCTGGTGCCATCTTTTCTCTCTTACTCAGCTCATCATAGCAAGACTTCCCCCCCTTTCCATCTTCCTCCATCCTTTCTACTCCCATGTGTCCACTATAACCTCAAGCCCCACACTAATTATTTCACCAAGTTTCCCCTTTTTACTGAAACTACCCCCACTCTCTTTTCCTCTGAACTTGTCagaatgttttcctttaaaattaaccCTGCTgataactccaggagttggtgatggacagggaggcctggcgtgctgcagttcatggggtcacaaagagttgaatacaactgagtgactgaactgaactgaactgatgatccagAAGCTAGACTCTTAAATTCTTATATTCCCTGGACTAAAGCTGAACTGCAAACCACCATCAAAGATTCTCCCAAAGTAATCAAAGATTCTCACAGATTTTCCAAGTAGTTCAATATAGTCATTTGCACTTATCAATCTAGTTCCTCTGACTTATATCAGCTAGTTCATATGACTGTCAATGAAGGCCAGGATCAGcatggggaaaattctgaaaggtatCCAGAATTAAAACTGGGAAACCAGCCAGTTAACTTATGATGTTAACTTAGACAATCTCTAGGCAACTTCATCTAGCAATTCCTAGGGGCTTTCCGAATTCTATTGATTAGAACAAAATTCATGTTTGCACATAAAAATATGATTAATCTATGATTATTAAAATCAATTTCagaatgtttttaatgaaaattctgATCTTCCTTAAGATTGATTCTACCTGGGTAGCTTCAAACATTTTATTAATGGGCTCAACCAGGATGTTTCCCTTTTAATAAAAAGGACTAGGATGAAATGGGAAACTATGTCCACTCCAGATTTAGTTAACTGAGCAAGCCAATTCTATCATACTCTAAATGTGCCACCTCCAAGGAAGACTGATAAAATTCTTAATCTTCAACTCCTGTAAATGAAGGCTTCTAAATGAAACCAAAATCCTCCTAGTTTATGTTATTATTGCAAACAGTCAGGATGTTAGAGACTGttacaaatttaaaagttttagttAACTTCAGCCCTCTAACCAGCCTTTTGTGTATCCTCCCAATTTTTAATGAACGGGCTCTGAGGAAATACAGGAGCTGTTTCCAATCCTTCTTCTTAACAGTTTAGAGAAACATTTCTCCTGATTGGGGATGAATCTCTTCTATTTATAACTGACTAGAACCACACTCCTGGTACTCAACTCTACTACTATAAAACAGCCTCTGTTTCATAGTACTAACTCATTTCAAATAATTGGAATTTCTGATGAACCTCAAGAGGTTCCTCTCTCtgaatgtatttccttttttttaaggctcTTGGAGAGATATCCACCCTTTTCTCCTTAGTTCCTCTGCCCTTATCCATTTATTACATCAAGATTTTTTAGAGGGAGGACAATGTTGGCATTCTCCCAAAGGGGGAAGTAATTCTAGATTTTGACAGTAGTTATCAAAGAAAACAATCAGGtgaattaaaagacatttcaacatcttttatttatttcatggtACTAGAGCAGATTCTGGAAACACTAATCATTTGACCTTAATAAACCACCTACCACTTCCTTATGGGCAAAAtctccaacagatgttggcaaaacTCAGAGTGCACTTCCCATTAAAATTCAAATACACCCCACAAACCTCTCCCCAGAATTAATCAATATCCTATAAGTGAAGAAGTCCTTCAAGGCATAAAACTCATAATAAAAGATTACAAGTTTCAAGTCTTCATGATTCCTCTTACTGGCCCCTGTAACATTCTTATTTTACCAGTGAGAAAACCTAAAGGCCAAGGGTGATGGTTTATTCAAGCCCTCTGAACGATAAACAATAAACAGCATTGTTATCCCTCAACACCCTGCTGTTCCTAGCCCTCATACATTCCTAACATCTACTCCCACCAGAAATAAATTCTTTACTATAATTGATTTATGCAGTGTGTTTTTTTAGTATTTCAGCTGATGAAGCTAGCCAATACCCTTTTGTCTTCACCTGGGAGGAAAAACAGTTCACCTGGACAGTAATGCCTCAAGGCTGTTAATAGTCCCTATTTTTTTGCAAATTCTAAAGGCTGAACTGGATGACATAAAGATCCCTAAAATGTTACTTCATTATAATATGTGGATGAtttgcttttttgcttctcttctcaagCCTTCTTACAGGAAGAGAGCATCTACTTGCTAAGGTTTACCCTTAAAGTGACAAAAGTTTGTCCAAAAAAACTGCTGTTGTCCCAAACTCAGGATTGATATTTAGGGCATCTGATATCAGATATCAGGACAGGAATTATTCGTAGATCTAGATAGGCTTCATGGTGTTCTAAGTGTCCCCAAACCCCAAATTTAGCACCAACTACCAGGTTTTCTGAGGCCAATTGGTGGTTGCTGAAATTGGATTCCAGATTTCTCTCTTATGGCTAAGCCTCTGTATGTTTTACTCAACAACAACCCCAACCTAATTTTATGGGAAGAACTGAATGAAGAACTTAGGCATCCCAGTTATCAGATTccacccccccccctttttttcctttttatacatgaaaaagaagggaaaatgccCTTAAGGGGACTCCCTAACATGGGGACCACCATCATTTATCCACATTCAGTTGGCAAGTGAGTCTTCATTGCCCAACTTACAATCATAATCAAAGATCCATGAGAATTTTGTGCTCCTTGTCCCTGCAACTCTGAAGGGTTTAAACTCCTATCTACAGAAGGGTGACAATTTTATCAGAGGGAAACATACAAGCTTACAAGCTATGACTTCTGTCTAGGGATTTGGGGAGAGAAAAGGAATCATCATCTTGGCAGGAATTAGATCATCAGGAAGAGACAGAATTGCTGTTACAGAATGGGGGCTAGAAGAGATACCTATGAGACCCAGCTGACCCAGTTTGGGACCTTGTGGTACTCTCTGCCAAGCTAAATGTAAACAGACAGATATAGCAATGCAGGTATGAGAAGAACATGGCGATCAAGGTATTGGATGGCTGAAGAACAACAGTCTAGGTAATgctaccagatgagccacaatcGGCAGAAGTGGTGGCTAATGGTGcaagaaatctaaaaagaataGTACAGGGGAAAGAAAGCAACTGTGGCCCTAAGATCAACTGTAGCAGCAGGGCTGGAATTAATTCTGTTTACCTCCATTTTCAGGCCCACAAGAATCCTAGAGGAGCAGCTCCTTAAATATATACAGGAAAGTAGATACATAGGACAAAAGGGGAGAGGGTTATAATGAATATTAAGCTGTGCAACTCAGATCCTCCTTCAGGGAAGGACTAGCTAGCTGCCTTCAGGATTTGTTACAGTTATATGAGTTGTCTATTGCTGCTATCAAGCTATCCATCAAACTTAGAAGCTTAAGAATTTATCTCAGACTCATAGGTTATCAATTTGTATATGGCTTAACTGGGTGCctcttgctcaaggtcactcatGAGGTTGTATCAGTCTGCTGGCTGGGGCTGCACCTGCATCTGAAGATTCTACTATGTCGGGTATTGGAGGGTCACTTCCAAGCTTAATTACATGGTCCTACAGTACCTTACAAGTGACCCTTTCTAGCGGGCTATCTCACAACATGATAGCTGGTTTCCCCAGGGTGAGTGGCTCAAGAGAAAGTGTGAGATGGACCATCACCCCAGGGTAGCCACACTTGGTGACAGAATGAGGAACAGAACAAAAAGGCCCAACCATTTCACTTTAACATGGGTGGTTGACAGGCAACACACCTCCAGGCTCTGTGCCAGACTGGCCTGGGCACTGTCAGGCCCGAATCACAGCTCAAATTTTTCCTCTGGCCAACCCTACTTACTCCTCCTGCATCTCATAAGACTTGATCCCGAATAAACATCTTGTACTCCAAACTTcatcttctttgtgtgtgtgttgggagaa carries:
- the LOC128060462 gene encoding ras GTPase-activating protein nGAP-like codes for the protein MTSTLAVSGATLQAEHPSVMLDVPMRLTGSQLSITQVASIKQLRETQSTPQSAPQVRRPLHPALNQPGSLQPLSFQNPVYHLSNPIPAMPKASVDSSLENLSIASSRSQSNSEDFKLSGPSNSSMEDFTKRSTQSEDFSRRHTMPNRHIPLALPRQNSTGQTQLRKMDPAGLGARAKAPPSLPHSASLRSTGSMSVASAALVAEPLQNGSRFRQQSSSSRESPVPKVRAIQRQQTQQVQSPVDSATMSPVERTAAWVLNNGQYEEDVEETEQNQDEAKHAEKYEQEITKLKERLRVSSRRLEEYERRLLVQEQQMQKLLLEYKARLEDSEERLRRQQEKDSQMKSIISRLMAVEEELKKDRAEMQAVIDAKQKIIDAQEKRIVSLDSANTRLRSALTQVKERYSMQENMQITKIQMKQFIPLIKRDWFYMDS